From a region of the Leptospira venezuelensis genome:
- a CDS encoding SCO family protein → MVIFPLFYFLPSSSSGMMEADRNLPEFQISEEYGVPTDIREALIGKENLVYFGYLNCKTVCHGSLQKLKNLISKQKDLRLVFVSLDPESDTEERFEKYFSDLKTETKFIRLESRGRAFELARLFGIMAFSSNKSGDIDHPDSVLWVNSQGRIRGLIFEFDKHWDQNPQELIQFISDKKYKSL, encoded by the coding sequence ATGGTGATATTTCCGTTATTCTATTTTTTACCAAGTTCTTCTTCAGGAATGATGGAAGCAGACAGAAATCTACCTGAATTTCAAATTAGTGAAGAATACGGTGTACCTACAGATATACGAGAGGCTCTAATCGGTAAAGAGAATCTGGTCTATTTTGGATATCTCAACTGCAAGACAGTATGTCATGGTAGTTTGCAAAAATTGAAAAATCTAATTTCGAAACAAAAAGATCTAAGACTCGTATTCGTAAGTTTAGATCCTGAATCGGATACAGAAGAACGTTTTGAAAAATATTTTTCCGATCTAAAAACGGAAACGAAATTTATCCGGTTAGAATCGCGGGGAAGGGCCTTCGAACTCGCAAGACTTTTCGGAATTATGGCATTTTCTTCTAATAAAAGTGGAGATATAGATCATCCAGATTCTGTTCTTTGGGTAAATTCTCAGGGAAGGATCAGAGGATTGATTTTCGAATTTGATAAACATTGGGATCAAAACCCACAAGAACTTATCCAATTCATAAGCGATAAAAAATACAAAAGCCTCTAA
- a CDS encoding methyl-accepting chemotaxis protein gives MNPPQPKQSIQDTAKLKFKEETKRVDRFFYLLLLAHIPFALLLSLEYGTWKFVLNSSIIITILSSIGFLFLRGQYILRILNAILIMAWSGILIQSQFGRIEMHFHVFVALAFLLYYRDWKTLLPGALYIAVHHGLLSFCQSIGYKISETPIIIFNYGNGWDIVLLHAIFVIFETGILIYFSATFKKEFLNQAINLAELEEVRKYNVSIQGEVRGKSESVNGILEGLVRSSATVADRTTDQANSLEEINASMNQISEAISDVSDSAKKQLEATGTLENSFQNLEISFQDMEAGLVSTKSLFETAWKHARESEESLMAIERSIKRIESSSSSTSAKLGTITDIADKVNLLALNASIEAARAGEHGRGFAVVADEISKLADQTASTIKEISKLIRDGKEEMTKNTDIVQSGTKTISLILGDVDSIKESLDSFFSLLAKQTDIRVTVAGALFNAGEISQNVHKATEAEKKSLEEIRNFLDRIQNSNAIIATHALEAADQARKCEELSDSLQKQVQEFKA, from the coding sequence ATGAATCCGCCTCAGCCTAAACAAAGTATCCAAGATACTGCAAAACTAAAATTTAAAGAAGAAACTAAGAGAGTAGATCGCTTTTTCTATCTCCTTCTTTTGGCACATATTCCTTTTGCATTGTTATTATCTTTAGAATATGGAACCTGGAAATTCGTTTTAAATTCTTCGATAATCATTACGATACTTTCAAGTATTGGCTTTCTGTTCTTACGAGGACAATATATTCTCAGAATTTTAAATGCTATCCTTATCATGGCATGGTCTGGGATTTTGATCCAGTCTCAGTTTGGAAGAATAGAGATGCATTTCCACGTGTTTGTTGCATTGGCATTTCTTCTCTATTATAGAGATTGGAAAACACTTCTCCCCGGGGCATTGTATATCGCAGTTCATCACGGATTATTATCTTTTTGCCAAAGTATAGGATACAAGATTTCGGAAACTCCAATAATTATATTCAATTACGGAAACGGTTGGGACATTGTTCTTCTGCATGCAATTTTTGTAATTTTCGAGACTGGAATATTGATCTACTTCTCCGCTACTTTCAAAAAAGAATTTTTGAATCAAGCAATTAATCTGGCAGAATTGGAAGAAGTCCGAAAATACAATGTTTCCATACAGGGAGAAGTTCGAGGAAAATCAGAATCCGTAAACGGAATTTTAGAAGGTTTAGTTCGGAGTTCAGCTACGGTAGCAGATAGAACGACCGACCAAGCAAATAGTTTAGAAGAAATTAATGCAAGTATGAACCAAATTTCAGAGGCGATCTCTGATGTATCTGATTCTGCAAAAAAACAGTTGGAAGCGACTGGAACCTTGGAGAATTCTTTTCAAAATTTAGAGATAAGTTTCCAGGATATGGAAGCCGGACTTGTTTCCACCAAATCATTATTCGAAACAGCATGGAAACATGCGAGAGAATCTGAAGAAAGCCTTATGGCGATCGAAAGATCCATCAAAAGAATTGAATCCAGCTCTTCCAGCACTAGTGCTAAACTTGGAACGATTACAGATATTGCAGATAAAGTCAATCTTCTCGCATTAAATGCATCTATAGAAGCAGCAAGAGCTGGGGAACATGGAAGGGGATTCGCAGTGGTCGCGGACGAAATCTCAAAATTGGCAGACCAAACTGCGAGCACCATCAAAGAAATTTCCAAATTGATCCGAGATGGCAAAGAGGAAATGACAAAGAATACGGATATAGTTCAATCCGGCACAAAAACAATTTCATTAATCTTGGGAGATGTAGATTCCATTAAAGAAAGTTTAGATTCTTTCTTTTCTCTTTTAGCAAAACAAACAGATATTCGGGTTACTGTGGCTGGCGCTCTATTTAATGCCGGAGAAATTTCTCAAAACGTTCACAAAGCGACGGAGGCGGAGAAGAAAAGTTTAGAAGAGATCCGAAACTTTTTAGACCGGATCCAAAATTCAAATGCAATCATCGCAACCCATGCACTTGAAGCGGCAGATCAGGCCAGAAAATGTGAAGAATTAAGCGATTCCTTGCAAAAGCAGGTCCAAGAATTCAAAGCTTAA
- a CDS encoding pectate lyase, which produces MTSTFRMLVFASFLYLGVFDFGTNIILEQVLDPSAKTVNQLQASSCNPPGIYEFFPGTGYYPSGSSEIYIWQTPAGISFEGFETYTDGDLIENSSNKSLQSHLEVTSGSLVSKHLSNGVYKRAKTEDYNFRMLVQGVYNGSRVKWTDQALEARFYIDSWQASSDSWQGIHLFTRYRTENDLYVASLRSDGSVYFKKKLCGVYTHLANGILKDQSGNRKSFNTKQWYKLTLVAIGNHLDFYVDNVLQLSITDGTFSWGTSGIRTDYANVYLDDLILHDDLSDF; this is translated from the coding sequence ATGACTTCCACCTTTAGAATGTTAGTTTTTGCTAGTTTTCTGTATTTGGGCGTTTTTGATTTTGGGACAAATATTATTTTGGAACAGGTTTTAGATCCTTCTGCCAAAACTGTAAACCAATTGCAAGCGAGCTCTTGTAATCCACCTGGAATCTATGAATTTTTTCCTGGAACAGGTTATTATCCGAGTGGATCCAGTGAAATCTACATATGGCAAACGCCTGCAGGAATTTCTTTTGAAGGTTTTGAAACATACACCGATGGAGACTTGATAGAAAATAGTTCTAATAAGTCTTTACAATCTCATTTAGAAGTAACTTCCGGGAGTTTGGTATCTAAACATCTTTCCAATGGAGTTTATAAAAGAGCAAAAACGGAAGATTACAATTTCAGAATGCTTGTCCAAGGTGTATATAATGGTTCCCGCGTAAAGTGGACGGACCAAGCGTTGGAGGCTCGATTCTATATCGATTCTTGGCAAGCTTCTTCAGATAGTTGGCAGGGAATTCATCTATTTACAAGATATAGGACCGAAAACGATTTATATGTGGCATCGCTTAGAAGTGATGGATCTGTTTACTTTAAGAAAAAACTTTGTGGAGTTTATACTCATTTAGCGAATGGAATTCTTAAGGATCAGTCTGGAAATCGAAAGTCTTTCAATACCAAACAATGGTACAAGCTGACCTTGGTAGCGATTGGAAATCATCTCGATTTTTATGTAGATAATGTTCTGCAGTTATCTATTACCGATGGAACTTTTAGCTGGGGAACTTCCGGGATCCGGACTGATTATGCAAACGTATATCTGGACGATTTGATCCTACATGATGATCTGAGCGATTTTTAA
- a CDS encoding DoxX family protein has product MYLSNFINHFFRVEEGDRSNLIIRILVGGVFIWEGIIKFLFVNQGIGRFTKLGFSHPEMTASFIGGLEILGGAMLILGILTKPLSFVFIIQMLVAMYLTKLPLLFETSPLLPPQAPPIFGFWAVLHEIRSEYSQALGCLFLYLSGPGRFSLDSILMKRRLTA; this is encoded by the coding sequence ATGTATTTAAGTAATTTTATTAATCATTTCTTTCGTGTCGAGGAGGGTGATAGATCTAATCTTATCATCCGGATCCTTGTTGGCGGAGTTTTTATCTGGGAAGGAATCATTAAATTCCTCTTTGTAAATCAAGGTATCGGAAGATTTACAAAATTAGGATTTTCGCATCCTGAAATGACTGCGTCCTTTATCGGCGGATTGGAAATTCTGGGAGGAGCCATGCTGATACTCGGAATTCTAACAAAACCATTAAGTTTCGTATTTATTATTCAAATGCTCGTGGCAATGTATCTAACAAAATTGCCTCTATTATTTGAAACTTCTCCATTATTACCGCCTCAAGCTCCGCCGATTTTTGGATTTTGGGCGGTACTACATGAGATTCGATCCGAGTATTCACAAGCCCTTGGTTGTTTATTTCTATATTTATCTGGACCTGGTCGCTTTTCTTTGGATTCAATTTTAATGAAGAGAAGGTTAACAGCTTGA
- a CDS encoding glycosyltransferase has product MRPSVSVILPTYNESKNLPIAADRITRSLSDYRHEIIVVDDDSPDHTWEVAEHLQEKIPQLKVIRRLSGKGLSSAVLTGMGAAEGEVFVVMDSDLQHDEKILPEMIRSFYERDVDLCLGTRYAKGGSTGKWSLARIGISRFATFLAKGLLGLPVSDPMSGYFGIKRSVYSETKNSINPRGFKILLEFLGRSKENLKIEEIPYTFQTRMYGETKLNNSVIKNFFLAILDIRFGKWISPTFLLYSLVGASGVLVNLVGFLIAELCKFPEVQTGISFLDPFSLSVFFGIELSILSNFFLNNYFTFYERRYSGKNLSFGFLLFHLVSMVGILVQMSAFHFIYYSIFKQWNGASELTLKFSADILSILTAMVSNYFLNSNLTWSKKPELKS; this is encoded by the coding sequence ATGCGACCATCCGTTTCAGTTATACTTCCTACATACAACGAAAGTAAAAATCTGCCCATTGCAGCCGATAGGATAACCAGATCTTTGTCTGATTACCGTCATGAGATTATCGTGGTGGATGATGATAGTCCAGATCATACTTGGGAGGTTGCAGAACACCTTCAGGAAAAAATCCCACAACTTAAAGTGATTCGTAGATTAAGCGGTAAAGGTTTATCTTCTGCAGTATTAACTGGTATGGGCGCTGCAGAAGGAGAAGTTTTCGTGGTGATGGATTCCGATCTGCAACATGACGAAAAAATCCTTCCGGAGATGATCCGTTCCTTTTACGAGCGTGATGTGGATCTATGCTTAGGTACCAGATACGCTAAAGGTGGATCTACTGGTAAATGGTCTTTGGCTAGGATCGGCATCAGCAGATTTGCAACTTTCTTAGCAAAAGGACTTTTAGGTCTTCCAGTTTCAGATCCTATGAGCGGTTATTTCGGCATTAAACGTTCCGTTTATTCGGAAACTAAAAACTCAATCAACCCTAGAGGTTTTAAGATACTTCTAGAATTTTTAGGGAGAAGTAAAGAGAACCTTAAAATAGAGGAAATCCCTTATACCTTCCAAACCAGAATGTACGGAGAAACAAAACTGAATAATTCAGTGATCAAAAATTTCTTTTTGGCAATTTTAGATATTCGTTTTGGAAAATGGATTTCACCGACATTTCTACTTTATTCACTCGTTGGCGCAAGTGGAGTACTTGTAAATTTAGTCGGATTTTTGATAGCTGAATTATGTAAATTTCCGGAAGTCCAAACAGGGATATCTTTCTTGGATCCCTTTTCACTTTCTGTATTTTTTGGGATAGAACTTTCGATCCTGTCCAACTTCTTCTTAAATAACTATTTTACATTTTATGAAAGAAGATACTCCGGAAAAAATTTGAGCTTCGGATTTCTATTATTCCATTTAGTGAGTATGGTAGGGATTTTAGTGCAGATGTCTGCATTTCATTTTATCTACTATTCCATCTTTAAACAATGGAATGGAGCATCTGAACTTACTTTGAAATTCAGTGCAGATATTCTTTCCATTCTGACGGCGATGGTATCAAATTATTTCCTAAATTCCAATCTAACCTGGTCCAAAAAGCCTGAACTGAAGAGTTAA
- a CDS encoding DJ-1 family glyoxalase III: MAKVLVPFADGMEEMEAVIIIDVLRRAGIEVVSAGISTNTVTASRGVKLVSDSLLSEISPSSFDMIVLPGGNQGTKNLNASALLSEILINFKKENKWIGAICAAPNVLLTHSILQNQRFTAFPGSVPSNEEYTGNRLELSDKILTSIGPGSAFEFSLKIVELLSGMEKRKEVEKNLYLPF; the protein is encoded by the coding sequence ATGGCCAAGGTACTGGTTCCTTTTGCTGATGGAATGGAGGAAATGGAAGCAGTTATAATTATAGACGTGCTTCGCAGAGCCGGGATAGAAGTAGTCTCTGCTGGGATTTCCACAAATACGGTTACTGCATCCAGAGGAGTTAAATTAGTCTCCGATTCTCTTTTATCGGAAATATCCCCTTCTTCCTTCGATATGATTGTTTTGCCAGGAGGAAATCAAGGCACCAAAAACCTGAATGCAAGCGCACTGCTTTCGGAAATATTAATAAACTTTAAAAAAGAAAACAAATGGATCGGCGCAATCTGTGCGGCACCAAATGTTCTGCTAACTCATAGTATTCTTCAAAACCAAAGATTCACAGCATTTCCAGGAAGTGTTCCGTCTAACGAAGAATACACTGGGAATAGATTAGAACTTTCTGATAAAATTTTAACGAGTATAGGCCCAGGTTCGGCATTTGAATTCTCCTTAAAAATTGTGGAACTTCTCTCCGGAA